A genomic stretch from Falsibacillus albus includes:
- a CDS encoding YitT family protein, with the protein MIFGLRLKNIAFILLGSAIFAFGLVHFNMQNNLAEGGFTGITLLLYFLFKIDPSISNLVLNIPLFLIGWKLLGRNAFLYTMIGTVGVSIFLWIFQRHQIQIPLNGDLFLAALFAGVSIGVGLGIIFRYGGTTGGVDIIARLVHKYNGWSMGKTMFMFDAIVITLSLITYLHLRQGMYTLVAVFVGARVVDFLQEGSYSARGAMIISEKHQEIAKKIMKEMDRGVTVLRGHGSFTKEEREVLYCVVGKNEIVRLKNIIAFIDPHAFVSVTFVHDVLGEGFTLDENKNPLEI; encoded by the coding sequence ATGATATTTGGCCTCAGGTTAAAAAATATCGCATTCATATTACTAGGCTCTGCAATATTCGCCTTTGGACTAGTTCATTTTAACATGCAGAACAATCTTGCTGAAGGTGGTTTCACTGGAATAACGCTATTACTGTACTTCTTATTTAAAATCGATCCATCCATCTCCAATTTGGTCCTCAATATTCCCCTATTTCTGATCGGCTGGAAGCTGCTCGGGAGGAATGCTTTTTTATATACGATGATCGGGACGGTAGGCGTTTCAATTTTCTTATGGATTTTCCAAAGACACCAAATTCAGATACCCCTTAATGGGGATTTATTCTTGGCCGCCCTTTTTGCGGGTGTCTCCATCGGGGTCGGACTTGGAATCATTTTCAGATATGGCGGGACTACAGGTGGAGTAGACATCATAGCCAGGCTGGTACATAAATATAATGGCTGGAGCATGGGGAAGACGATGTTCATGTTTGATGCCATCGTCATTACTTTATCCCTTATCACTTATTTACATCTTCGCCAGGGTATGTATACGCTTGTAGCAGTCTTCGTAGGGGCCAGGGTGGTAGACTTCCTACAAGAAGGTTCTTATTCCGCTAGGGGAGCGATGATCATATCCGAAAAACACCAAGAAATAGCTAAAAAAATCATGAAGGAAATGGACCGCGGTGTTACAGTTCTGCGAGGGCACGGCTCATTCACGAAAGAAGAGCGAGAAGTTTTATATTGTGTAGTCGGTAAAAATGAAATTGTCCGATTAAAGAACATCATTGCCTTTATCGACCCACATGCATTCGTCTCTGTCACATTTGTTCATGACGTGCTAGGAGAAGGCTTTACATTGGATGAAAACAAAAATCCATTGGAAATTTAG
- a CDS encoding nucleotide pyrophosphohydrolase has product MQIEVDEYISQFKEGYFSPLAMLARMTEELGELSREVNHFYGEKPKKKSEKENTVEEELGDLLFVLICFANSLNIDLEQAHDLVLHKFNTRDRNRWTRVEEKGGE; this is encoded by the coding sequence ATGCAAATAGAAGTGGATGAATACATAAGCCAATTCAAAGAAGGTTATTTCAGTCCATTAGCCATGCTGGCCAGGATGACCGAAGAGTTGGGGGAGCTTTCTAGAGAAGTCAACCATTTTTATGGTGAGAAGCCCAAGAAGAAATCTGAAAAAGAGAACACGGTTGAAGAGGAGCTTGGTGACTTATTATTTGTTTTAATCTGCTTTGCCAACTCTTTGAACATCGACTTGGAGCAGGCACATGACCTGGTTTTACATAAATTCAATACAAGGGACCGTAATCGCTGGACAAGGGTTGAGGAAAAGGGAGGAGAATGA
- the dapB gene encoding 4-hydroxy-tetrahydrodipicolinate reductase, with product MDIVKVIVAGPRGRMGAEAVHLVHNEDHFELAGVLDRKHEGLSLSEIKGFQGIDVPIFTDIEECFRTTQADVLVDLTTPDVGYFHTKTALEFGVRPVVGTTGFSKEQLNELKELAEEKGIGCIIAPNFAIGAVLMMKFSQMAAKYFQDVEILEMHHDQKLDAPSGTAVKTAEMISKSREPKKQGHPKEKETIEGARGAEMDGMHIHSIRLPGLVAHQQVLFGADGQTLTIRHDSYNRQSFMSGVKVCVETVIKLDTLVYGLENILE from the coding sequence ATGGACATAGTAAAAGTGATTGTTGCAGGACCGCGAGGAAGAATGGGGGCAGAAGCGGTTCACTTGGTACATAATGAAGACCATTTTGAGCTTGCCGGGGTATTGGACCGGAAACATGAGGGGCTAAGTTTATCTGAAATCAAAGGTTTTCAAGGCATTGACGTGCCTATTTTCACAGATATTGAAGAATGTTTCCGAACAACCCAAGCAGATGTGCTGGTCGATCTTACGACACCTGATGTGGGATACTTCCATACAAAGACTGCACTCGAATTCGGTGTAAGGCCGGTGGTTGGAACGACTGGATTCTCTAAGGAACAATTAAATGAATTGAAGGAATTGGCTGAGGAAAAGGGCATAGGATGTATCATTGCACCGAATTTTGCCATCGGCGCCGTTTTAATGATGAAATTTTCACAAATGGCAGCAAAGTATTTCCAAGATGTAGAGATTTTGGAGATGCATCATGATCAAAAATTAGATGCACCATCCGGAACAGCTGTAAAGACAGCAGAAATGATTTCAAAATCAAGGGAACCGAAAAAACAAGGTCATCCGAAAGAAAAAGAAACGATCGAAGGTGCAAGGGGGGCAGAAATGGATGGCATGCATATTCACAGTATTCGCCTTCCTGGATTGGTTGCGCATCAACAAGTGTTATTCGGAGCTGATGGGCAGACACTGACGATCCGCCATGACTCATATAATCGCCAATCGTTTATGTCGGGCGTAAAGGTCTGTGTAGAAACTGTCATTAAGCTCGATACCCTTGTGTACGGACTTGAAAACATTTTGGAGTAG
- the mgsA gene encoding methylglyoxal synthase encodes MKIAIIAHDKKKDDMARFVTAYQHIFKLHQLFATGTTGLRIQNETGLPITRFQSGPLGGDQQIGAMIANNEMDLVIFFRDPLTAQPHEPDVSALIRLCDVYSVPLATNMGSAEVLVRGLMNGDMDWRKIVKKEEE; translated from the coding sequence ATGAAAATTGCAATTATTGCCCATGATAAGAAAAAAGATGATATGGCAAGGTTTGTTACCGCTTATCAGCATATTTTCAAGCTTCATCAATTATTTGCCACAGGTACAACAGGCTTGAGGATTCAGAATGAAACAGGCCTCCCGATCACCAGGTTTCAATCCGGGCCGCTCGGCGGTGACCAGCAAATCGGTGCGATGATCGCGAACAATGAAATGGATCTCGTCATTTTCTTCAGAGATCCATTAACAGCCCAGCCTCATGAGCCGGATGTCTCAGCATTGATCCGCCTTTGTGATGTGTATAGTGTCCCATTGGCAACCAATATGGGGTCAGCTGAGGTGCTCGTACGTGGATTGATGAACGGGGACATGGACTGGAGGAAGATTGTAAAGAAAGAAGAGGAGTGA
- the bshB1 gene encoding bacillithiol biosynthesis deacetylase BshB1, which translates to MTDQLIDILAFGAHADDVEIGMAGTISKFTKNGKKVVICDLTEAELSSNGTVQTRRMEAKAASDILGVSERLNVKLPDRGLFITEENIRRIADVIRKYRPRVMFAPYAVDRHPDHGHCSRLVEEAAFSAGIRRFQTTKHTEAHKTEGLYYYLINGFHQPDFVVDVTNEMDAKIESLKAYNSQFNLAPGSVATPLTEGYIESVEAREKLFGKEVGVKYAEGFMSKKPLLIKHDLLGEKL; encoded by the coding sequence ATGACCGATCAACTTATTGATATTTTGGCTTTTGGAGCGCATGCAGATGATGTTGAAATTGGCATGGCCGGAACCATTTCAAAGTTTACCAAAAATGGAAAGAAAGTTGTCATATGTGACTTGACAGAAGCAGAGCTATCTTCAAATGGCACTGTCCAAACACGGAGGATGGAGGCGAAAGCAGCTTCAGATATTTTAGGTGTTAGCGAGAGGCTGAACGTAAAGCTTCCAGATAGAGGATTATTTATAACAGAGGAGAATATTAGACGGATTGCTGATGTTATCAGGAAGTATCGCCCTCGAGTAATGTTTGCACCATACGCTGTCGATCGTCACCCAGACCATGGGCACTGTTCAAGACTTGTGGAGGAAGCGGCATTTTCTGCAGGGATCCGTAGGTTTCAAACGACAAAACATACTGAAGCCCATAAAACGGAAGGATTATATTATTATTTGATTAACGGATTTCACCAGCCGGATTTCGTGGTCGATGTGACGAACGAGATGGATGCCAAAATTGAATCATTAAAAGCATATAACAGCCAATTCAACCTTGCCCCGGGAAGTGTTGCGACCCCATTGACGGAAGGGTACATAGAAAGCGTAGAAGCACGGGAGAAGTTATTCGGGAAAGAAGTTGGCGTTAAATACGCAGAAGGGTTCATGTCTAAGAAACCTCTGTTGATTAAACACGATTTATTAGGAGAAAAATTATGA
- the bshA gene encoding N-acetyl-alpha-D-glucosaminyl L-malate synthase BshA: MKLKIGITCYPTVGGSGVVATELGKLLAEKGHEIHFITSSMPFRLNKMYHNIYYHQVEVNQYSVFQYPPYDIALANKMAEVAKRENLDILHVHYAIPHAVCAILAKQMAGTELKIVTTLHGTDITVLGYDPSLTEAIRFGIEKSDAVTAVSNALVKQTNDLIGADKNIQTVYNFIDERVYNRKDSGHLKAEYGIDDDEKVVIHVSNFRAVKRVQDVVKVFAKIASALPSKLLLVGDGPEMTVICSLVKELGLEEKVLFLGKQDNLDELYSISDIKLLLSQKESFGLVALEAMACGVPCVGTNIGGIPEVISNNENGFICEVGDIENISRAAISLLADKELHQKFSLSSIKSVENDFRSDKIVQQYENIYYEVLNLEKGATRT; the protein is encoded by the coding sequence ATGAAATTGAAAATTGGAATTACCTGCTACCCTACTGTGGGGGGATCTGGAGTTGTAGCGACAGAATTAGGGAAGCTGCTGGCAGAAAAGGGGCATGAAATACATTTCATCACCTCCAGCATGCCCTTCAGGCTTAATAAAATGTATCATAATATTTACTATCATCAAGTTGAGGTTAATCAATATTCGGTCTTTCAGTATCCTCCATATGATATAGCTTTGGCTAATAAAATGGCCGAGGTGGCGAAAAGGGAAAATTTAGATATTCTCCATGTCCATTATGCCATCCCTCATGCTGTTTGTGCGATTTTGGCAAAGCAAATGGCGGGCACCGAATTAAAGATTGTCACCACGCTTCATGGGACGGATATCACTGTATTGGGCTATGATCCTTCCTTGACGGAAGCCATCCGTTTTGGCATCGAAAAATCGGATGCTGTCACTGCAGTCTCAAATGCTTTAGTCAAGCAGACAAATGATTTGATTGGCGCGGACAAAAATATTCAGACCGTATATAACTTTATCGATGAACGTGTATACAATCGAAAGGATTCTGGACATTTAAAGGCAGAATACGGCATTGATGATGACGAGAAGGTGGTCATCCATGTGTCGAATTTCAGGGCTGTGAAAAGAGTCCAGGATGTAGTGAAGGTATTTGCAAAAATTGCAAGTGCGCTGCCTTCCAAGCTCCTGCTTGTCGGAGATGGTCCCGAAATGACCGTTATCTGCAGCTTGGTAAAGGAATTGGGACTTGAAGAGAAAGTGTTGTTTCTGGGCAAACAGGATAATTTGGATGAACTTTATTCCATCAGCGACATCAAACTGCTTTTGTCACAGAAAGAGAGCTTTGGGCTTGTGGCATTGGAGGCGATGGCGTGTGGTGTACCTTGTGTAGGGACCAATATTGGAGGTATACCTGAAGTGATTTCAAATAATGAGAACGGGTTCATCTGTGAAGTAGGGGATATTGAAAATATTTCAAGAGCAGCGATTTCATTGCTTGCTGACAAGGAGCTTCATCAAAAATTCAGCCTTTCATCGATTAAAAGCGTAGAGAACGATTTTCGCTCCGATAAAATTGTACAACAGTATGAAAATATTTATTATGAAGTCTTGAATCTGGAAAAAGGTGCAACTAGAACATGA
- a CDS encoding CCA tRNA nucleotidyltransferase — MNPFKEVVPIIQKIEAAGYEAYIVGGSVRDYLLRRPIHDIDIATSAFPHEIKSIFPNTVDVGIEHGTVLVIEKGISYEITTFRTESEYEGYRRPEKVTFVRSLLEDLKRRDFTMNAMAMDISGSIIDPFNGKHDLQQRVIKTVGSPHERFQEDALRMIRAVRFVSQLGFVLAEETQSALKQHAPLLSYISIERISSEIEKLFNGQRKEDSLSLLIKSTINEYLPGLKNRKHIIESMLVYDLSPLNARQMWILLLHFVEGDKRAFMQEWKQPNKKIKYVIKALPFLECRLKKDWTPFQVYNAGESMASDVEAVARIILGLALDQYEAQISASFNSLPIQSVKDLAVTGDDFMNWEDKPGGPWIKEKLERVERAVVEEKIVNDKDSIRRWLYSCNHR; from the coding sequence ATGAATCCTTTCAAAGAAGTCGTTCCTATCATACAAAAAATAGAAGCAGCGGGATATGAAGCCTATATTGTCGGCGGGAGCGTTCGGGATTATCTTTTAAGACGCCCAATACACGATATTGATATTGCTACCTCGGCATTCCCTCATGAAATCAAGTCGATTTTTCCCAATACTGTTGATGTTGGCATAGAACATGGGACCGTACTGGTCATCGAAAAGGGAATATCATATGAAATCACCACCTTTCGGACAGAATCGGAATACGAGGGCTATCGCCGGCCTGAAAAGGTTACGTTTGTTAGATCGCTGCTGGAAGACTTGAAGCGCAGGGATTTTACGATGAATGCCATGGCCATGGATATATCCGGCAGCATCATCGACCCTTTCAATGGTAAACATGATTTGCAGCAGCGGGTGATAAAAACTGTCGGCAGTCCTCATGAACGATTCCAGGAGGATGCTCTCAGGATGATCAGGGCGGTTAGATTTGTGAGCCAATTAGGCTTTGTGCTGGCCGAGGAAACCCAATCGGCGCTTAAACAGCACGCTCCACTTTTGAGTTATATCTCCATCGAACGCATTTCATCTGAAATAGAAAAGTTGTTTAACGGGCAAAGAAAAGAGGATTCTCTCTCCCTACTCATAAAATCTACAATTAATGAGTACTTGCCCGGGTTAAAGAACAGGAAACATATTATCGAAAGCATGCTTGTCTATGACTTGTCGCCTTTAAATGCAAGACAGATGTGGATCCTACTCTTGCACTTTGTAGAAGGTGACAAAAGAGCCTTTATGCAAGAATGGAAGCAGCCAAATAAGAAAATAAAATATGTAATAAAAGCGCTCCCGTTTCTTGAATGCAGATTGAAGAAGGATTGGACTCCATTTCAAGTATATAATGCGGGGGAATCCATGGCCTCTGATGTGGAAGCCGTTGCTAGGATAATTCTCGGTCTGGCATTGGACCAGTATGAAGCTCAAATATCAGCATCATTCAACAGCCTTCCCATCCAAAGTGTGAAAGATCTCGCTGTGACAGGGGACGACTTCATGAATTGGGAGGACAAGCCTGGTGGACCGTGGATTAAGGAAAAGCTTGAAAGAGTTGAAAGGGCAGTGGTAGAAGAAAAGATTGTGAATGATAAGGATTCCATAAGGAGGTGGCTATACTCATGCAATCACCGATAA
- a CDS encoding biotin--[acetyl-CoA-carboxylase] ligase yields the protein MQSPIRKKMLEAFSKSKGEFVSGQSLADILGCTRTAVWKHIEELRKEGFELEAVRKRGYRIIKTPDKVTDNEIRYGLNTKFLGHTIYYQESIDSTQKKAHHLAYDGCPEGTIVIAEEQTSGRGRLTRPWHSPKFTGIWMSIVLRPKLPPQQAPQFTLIAAVAVVQAIEEVCGLNPEIKWPNDILIKGRKVTGILTELQAESDKINSIIIGIGMNVNAEESDFPEELKKIATSIAIEKGQSVSRARLIQKILEKLENYYQIYLEKGFSPIKWLWEGYAVSIGKNIIARTITGSIEGKALGITDEGVLRIQDENDKIHEVYSADIEFPDNN from the coding sequence ATGCAATCACCGATAAGGAAAAAAATGTTGGAAGCATTTTCAAAATCAAAAGGAGAATTTGTCTCGGGGCAATCCTTGGCAGATATTTTAGGGTGTACCCGTACAGCAGTATGGAAGCATATTGAGGAGCTCAGAAAAGAAGGCTTCGAGCTTGAAGCCGTGCGGAAACGGGGCTATCGCATTATCAAAACTCCGGATAAAGTCACGGACAATGAAATACGGTATGGATTGAACACAAAGTTCCTTGGCCATACGATTTATTATCAGGAATCAATAGACTCGACTCAAAAAAAGGCCCATCACCTTGCATATGACGGCTGTCCGGAAGGGACGATCGTCATCGCAGAGGAGCAGACGAGCGGCAGGGGCAGATTGACTAGACCATGGCACTCCCCAAAGTTTACTGGAATTTGGATGAGCATTGTATTAAGGCCGAAACTGCCCCCTCAACAAGCACCTCAATTTACGCTGATTGCAGCGGTGGCCGTTGTACAGGCCATCGAAGAAGTATGCGGATTGAATCCGGAAATAAAATGGCCGAACGATATCCTTATCAAAGGAAGAAAAGTAACAGGGATATTGACCGAGCTGCAAGCGGAGTCAGATAAAATCAATTCCATCATAATCGGGATCGGTATGAACGTTAATGCCGAGGAAAGTGATTTCCCAGAAGAGCTGAAGAAAATTGCGACTTCCATTGCCATTGAAAAGGGACAAAGTGTATCCAGGGCCAGGCTTATACAAAAAATCTTGGAAAAGCTTGAAAATTACTATCAGATCTATTTAGAAAAAGGTTTTTCGCCTATCAAGTGGCTTTGGGAAGGTTATGCTGTAAGCATTGGCAAGAACATTATTGCAAGAACAATCACAGGTTCAATCGAGGGAAAAGCTTTGGGAATCACGGATGAAGGCGTACTCAGGATTCAGGATGAGAATGACAAAATCCATGAAGTCTATTCTGCGGACATAGAATTTCCTGACAATAATTAA
- the panB gene encoding 3-methyl-2-oxobutanoate hydroxymethyltransferase produces MKQTTDFVKMKKTGEKIAMLTAYDYPSAKLAEESGSDILLVGDSLGMVVLGYDSTIPVTIEDMIHHTKAVKRGAKDTFIVTDLPFMTYHLNREETLRSAAAVIQQGGAHAVKVEGGGHVVEMIASLTSAGIPVMSHLGLTPQSVGVLGGYKVQGKTAEAANQLLEEAVKCESAGAFALVLECVPKQIAEKITNALAIPVIGIGAGAGTDGQVLVYHDVVTYGVERVPKFVKQYTDVNHAVREGLKQYVREVKELEFPEERHSFIMKAEELSGLYGGK; encoded by the coding sequence ATGAAACAGACGACGGATTTTGTGAAAATGAAAAAAACAGGCGAGAAGATTGCAATGCTTACAGCTTATGACTATCCTTCTGCTAAATTGGCGGAAGAATCAGGATCAGATATTTTGTTAGTAGGTGATTCACTTGGAATGGTGGTGTTGGGCTACGACTCAACCATACCGGTTACGATTGAAGATATGATTCACCATACGAAAGCCGTGAAAAGGGGAGCGAAAGATACTTTCATCGTTACAGACTTGCCGTTCATGACTTATCATTTAAATCGCGAAGAAACCTTGAGATCAGCTGCTGCAGTCATTCAGCAAGGAGGGGCACATGCGGTAAAAGTGGAAGGCGGAGGTCATGTTGTTGAGATGATCGCTTCCTTGACATCTGCAGGCATCCCTGTCATGTCTCATTTGGGATTGACCCCCCAATCGGTTGGTGTGCTTGGGGGCTACAAAGTCCAAGGGAAAACTGCGGAAGCTGCCAATCAATTATTGGAGGAAGCGGTAAAGTGTGAAAGTGCAGGAGCTTTCGCTCTGGTACTGGAGTGTGTTCCGAAGCAGATTGCCGAAAAAATCACGAATGCCCTCGCCATTCCTGTCATCGGGATTGGTGCAGGTGCCGGGACAGACGGGCAGGTTTTGGTCTATCATGATGTTGTCACTTACGGAGTAGAAAGAGTACCGAAATTCGTGAAGCAATATACGGATGTCAATCACGCCGTCAGGGAAGGCCTTAAACAATATGTACGAGAAGTAAAAGAATTGGAGTTTCCTGAGGAGCGTCATTCTTTCATCATGAAAGCGGAAGAATTATCAGGGTTGTATGGAGGAAAGTGA
- the panC gene encoding pantoate--beta-alanine ligase encodes MQVYENIQEFKNQIKSIKQANLSIGFVPTMGYLHEGHLSLVEAAKNENDIVIMSIFVNPLQFGPNEDYSTYPRDFGRDKELAEEAGVDLIFAPQPEEMYPRTPSIQFTVSERVNVLCGRKREGHFDGVAAVLTKLFHLAEPDRAYFGLKDAQQVAVVDGLIKDFNFPIQLSPVETVREEDGLAKSSRNVKLTSEERREAPEIYAALKYGKDMFLSGIGAEDVERMISERLRERTSGTVDYVEIYEYPFLKAPDQSSEKIIIAAALQYSNARLIDNVIFSTGVREGDSTCLEQ; translated from the coding sequence ATGCAGGTTTACGAAAACATCCAAGAATTTAAAAATCAAATTAAATCAATCAAGCAGGCAAATTTATCGATAGGTTTTGTCCCGACAATGGGATATTTGCATGAAGGGCATCTATCTTTAGTGGAAGCTGCTAAAAATGAAAATGATATTGTCATAATGAGCATTTTTGTGAACCCGCTTCAATTCGGACCGAATGAAGACTATTCAACGTACCCGCGAGATTTTGGAAGGGATAAAGAATTGGCAGAGGAAGCAGGAGTGGACTTGATTTTTGCTCCGCAGCCGGAAGAGATGTATCCCCGGACTCCCTCCATACAGTTCACAGTCTCAGAGCGTGTGAATGTACTATGCGGGCGGAAGCGAGAAGGCCATTTTGACGGAGTCGCAGCAGTATTGACGAAATTATTTCATTTGGCCGAACCAGATAGAGCCTACTTCGGACTAAAAGACGCCCAGCAAGTTGCTGTCGTGGATGGACTAATAAAGGATTTTAACTTCCCCATCCAACTGAGCCCTGTAGAAACGGTTAGGGAAGAGGACGGATTGGCGAAAAGCTCACGGAATGTAAAGCTTACAAGCGAAGAAAGAAGAGAAGCGCCGGAGATCTATGCTGCTCTTAAGTATGGCAAGGATATGTTCCTTAGCGGAATCGGAGCTGAAGATGTGGAAAGGATGATTTCAGAGAGACTGAGAGAGAGGACGTCAGGGACTGTGGATTACGTGGAAATTTATGAGTATCCATTCCTGAAGGCCCCTGATCAATCATCTGAAAAAATCATTATCGCAGCAGCACTGCAATATTCCAATGCCAGATTAATTGATAACGTTATATTTTCAACAGGAGTCAGGGAAGGGGACAGCACATGCTTAGAACAATGA
- the panD gene encoding aspartate 1-decarboxylase has translation MLRTMMNGKIHRATVTEANLNYVGSITIDEDILDAVDMTANEKVQIVNNNNGARFETYIIAGERGSGVICLNGAAARLVQVGDTVIIISYALVDKDEIKSHKPKVAVMNEKNEIIQMISHEPEATVLV, from the coding sequence ATGCTTAGAACAATGATGAACGGCAAGATCCACCGTGCCACTGTCACGGAGGCAAATTTAAATTACGTAGGCAGCATCACGATCGATGAAGACATCCTGGATGCAGTCGACATGACAGCAAATGAAAAGGTGCAGATTGTTAATAATAATAACGGTGCAAGGTTTGAGACCTATATCATTGCAGGTGAAAGAGGCAGCGGCGTCATTTGTCTGAATGGGGCAGCAGCCCGTCTGGTACAGGTAGGGGATACGGTGATCATCATTTCCTATGCACTCGTAGACAAGGATGAAATAAAGTCACACAAGCCAAAGGTTGCGGTGATGAATGAAAAAAATGAAATCATCCAAATGATATCACACGAACCAGAAGCTACCGTGCTGGTTTAA